A genome region from Coffea arabica cultivar ET-39 chromosome 7e, Coffea Arabica ET-39 HiFi, whole genome shotgun sequence includes the following:
- the LOC113700873 gene encoding THO complex subunit 4A-like, translating to MFSSDQAMAYAGQLGVGGGGGSRASAIETGTNLYISNLDYGVSNEDIKELFSEVGDLKRSTIHYDRSGRSKGTAEIVFSHRQDAAAAVKKCNGVQLDGKPMKIEIVGTNIVTAAAGPQFPGSAFGDSNGIPRSGQGRGGSFGRPRGAGGRGRGFGRGRGRGRGRGEKMSAEALDADLENYHKESMEDN from the coding sequence ATGTTTTCTTCGGATCAGGCTATGGCCTATGCCGGCCAACTCGGCGTCGGTGGGGGCGGCGGCAGCCGAGCGTCTGCGATTGAGACTGGAACCAATCTGTATATTTCCAATCTAGATTACGGTGTCTCTAATGAGGATATCAAGGAACTGTTTTCAGAGGTTGGTGACTTGAAAAGATCTACAATACATTATGACAGGAGTGGTAGATCAAAGGGAACAGCAGAAATAGTCTTCTCTCATCGGCAAGATGCAGCAGCAGCTGTCAAGAAATGCAATGGTGTTCAGCTTGATGGTAAACCAATGAAAATAGAGATCGTTGGAACAAATATTGTGACTGCTGCTGCTGGACCTCAATTTCCAGGTAGTGCTTTTGGTGACTCAAATGGAATCCCTAGAAGTGGACAAGGCAGGGGTGGCTCCTTTGGAAGGCCACGAGGTGCAGGGGGACGTGGTCGTGGATTTGGGAGAGGTCGTGGACGAGGAAGAGGTCGTGGTGAGAAGATGTCTGCAGAAGCTCTTGATGCTGATTTAGAGAATTATCATAAAGAATCAATGGAAGACAATTAA
- the LOC113700874 gene encoding 3'-5' exonuclease-like — protein MTNRTTITRQLASSEPQRRRNFVVIRLPHLVYTTVTSTPSVVKHWLFRICRHHVYRIRKGRLVVGLGVQWTPGHRKSPATLQLCVGHQCLVFQLLHAPHAPLKLRRFLSSPNITFVGVSNKNDGALLRCSKHELCVSSTLVDLVDVASEERGYSKKISMEKLAELVVGMEGVKKEEWVGRSDWDEFWLSEHQVEYACLDAFISFLIGKDLKAWNWMKVDEDCSTSIK, from the coding sequence ATGACTAACAGGACGACAATCACAAGACAACTAGCCTCATCAGAGCCTCAGCGCCGACGCAACTTCGTCGTAATACGCCTCCCGCATCTCGTTTACACCACCGTCACTTCCACCCCTTCCGTAGTCAAACACTGGCTTTTCAGAATCTGCCGCCATCACGTCTACCGTATTCGCAAAGGCCGCCTAGTGGTCGGTCTAGGCGTACAATGGACTCCCGGACATCGAAAGTCTCCCGCCACCCTCCAACTATGCGTTGGACACCAATGTCTCGTATTCCAACTGCTCCACGCGCCCCACGCGCCGCTCAAACTCCGGCGCTTCCTCTCCAGCCCTAACATCACATTTGTCGGTGTCTCCAACAAGAATGATGGTGCCTTGCTGCGATGTTCGAAGCATGAGTTGTGCGTCTCTTCAACGCTTGTTGATTTGGTGGATGTGGCGAGTGAGGAGAGAGGTTACAGCAAGAAAATATCCATGGAAAAGTTGGCTGAATTGGTGGTGGGAATGGAAGGTGTGAAGAAGGAGGAATGGGTTGGAAGAAGTGATTGGGATGAATTTTGGCTTAGTGAGCATCAAGTGGAGTATGCTTGTCTTGAtgctttcatttctttcttgattGGGAAGGATCTCAAGGCTTGGAACTGGATGAAAGTTGATGAAGATTGCTCAACTTCAATCAAGTAA